Genomic segment of Corynebacterium appendicis CIP 107643:
CGCTCATCATTTCGGGCCCCGTCGACGGTTCGAGCCAGTTCTACACCGTCTTCTCCCAGCTGGCCCCGCGCATGCGCGAGGGCATCCACTACGAGGTGGACCAGCGCAAGCGCACCGTCGGCGTCTCCGAGGAAGGCGTCGAATTCGTGGAGGACCAGCTCGGCATCGACAACCTCTACGCCCCGGAGAACTCCCAGCTGGTCAGCTACCTCAACAACGCTCTGAAGGCGAAGGAGCTCTTCGAGCGCGACAAGGACTACATCATCCGCAAGGGTGAGGTCCTCATCGTCGACTCGTTCACCGGCCGCATCCTGCCGGGCCGCCGCTACAACGAGGGCATGCACCAGGCCATCGAGGCTAAAGAGGGCGTGGAGATCAAGAACGAGAACCAGACCCTCGCCACGGTCACGCTGCAGAATTATTTCCGCCTCTACGACAAGCTGGCCGGCATGACCGGTACCGCCGAGACAGAAGCGGCGGAGCTCAACCAGATCTACAAGCTCGGCGTGGTGTCCATTCCGCCGAATAAGCCGAACATCCGCCAGGACAAGGACGACCTGATCTACAAGACTCAGGAAGCCAAGTTCGCCGCCGTCGCGGAAGACATCGCCGAGCACGTGGAAAACGGACAGCCGGTGCTCGTGGGCACCACGTCCGTTGAGCGCTCCGAGTACCTGTCCCAGCTGCTCGCCCGCAAGGGCATCAAGCACAACGTGCTCAACGCGAAGCAGCACGAGGAGGAGGGCCGCATCATCGCCGAGGCGGGCCTGCCGGGCAACGTCACCGTTTCCACCAACATGGCCGGACGTGGCACCGATATCGTGCTGGGTGGCAACCCGGAAGTCCTGCTGGACGCCAAGCTCAAGGAGCAGGGTCTCGACCCGTTTGAGGACGAAGAGGCGTACCAGCAAGCGTGGGACGAGCAGCTCCCGAAGGCGAAGGAGCGCTCGAAGGAGCTCGGAGACGAGGTGCGCGAGGCTGGCGGCCTGTACGTCCTCGGCACTGAGCGCCACGAGTCCCGCCGCATCGACAACCAGCTCCGCGGCCGCTCGGGCCGTCAGGGCGACCCGGGCGAGACCCGCTTCTACCTCTCCATGCGCGATGACCTGATGGTCCGCTTCGTGGGCGCGTCCATGGAGAACATGATGAACCGCCTCAACGTCCCGGACGACGTCCCGATCGAGGCAGGCATGGTCTCCCGCTCCATCAAGGGCGCGCAGTCCCAGGTGGAGAACCAGAACTTCGAGACCCGCAAGAACGTCCTCAAGTACGACGAGGTGCTCAACGAGCAGCGCAAGGTCGTCTACCGCGAGCGCCTGGAGATCCTGAAGTCCAAGGACATCAAGGACCAGATCCGCTCCATGATCGACGACACCATCGGCGCTTACGTCGACGGCGCGACCTTCGACGGCTACGTCGAGGACTGGGACTTAGACGAGCTGTGGAACGCGCTCGATTCCCTGTACGGGCCGAGCGTTACGCCGCAGGAGCTTATCGACGGCTCCGAGTACGGCTCCCCGGGCGAGCTCACCTCCTCCCAGCTGCGCCAGGCTGTGCTTGACGACGCCCACGCCTCCTACGACAAACTCGAGGACAACGTCATCTCCGTCGGCGGCGAAGACCAGATGCGCAATGTAGAGCGCATGGTGATCCTGCCGATCATCGACACCAAGTGGCGCGAGCACCTCTACGAGATGGACTACCTCAAAGAGGGCATCGGCCTACGTGCGATGGCCCAGCGTGATCCTCTGGTCGAGTACCAGAAGGAGGGCGGGGAGATGTTCAACGCCATGAACGACGGCGTGAAGGAAGAGACTGTCCGCCAGCTGTTCATGCTGCGCAAGCAGTTCGAGCAGCAGGACCAGCAACCGACGACCGAGCAGGCCTAAAGAGAGCTCACAGCACCCGGAAGGACTCCAGCCGGTCGGCGTTGATGCGCGCCACCCACGCGTAGCGCGCGCCCTGCGATTCGGCGGTGCCGAAGAATTCCTGGCCGCGCCGCCGGCTGGCAGACACAGTGACCAAACCGCGCTTCTGCATTCCGCCGATGCGCCGGGCCCGCAGATAGCTGCGCACGATCGGCGCGAACGTCCGTTTCTGCAGTGTCTGTATATCCCTGATGCCGAAGGCGGCGTCGAGCGCCACCCGGATCAACGGGTTGAACGGCGGGGACTCGCCTGAACTGCTGCCAGATCTCGCGGGTGTTGCCGCGCGCTGTTCTGTTCGCGGCAGCAGCACTTTCATGTGCGTGTAAC
This window contains:
- the secA gene encoding preprotein translocase subunit SecA — its product is MFGLSKLLRAGEGRTVKRLSKIADDVLALEDDYAALTDEELKAKTGEFKEALADGKSMDDILLDAFATAREASWRVLGQKHYKVQVMGGAALHFGSVAEMKTGEGKTLTSVLPAYLNGLEGKGVHIVTVNDYLAKRDAEMMGRVHRFLGLEVGVILSEMRPPERKQAYAADITYGTNNELGFDYLRDNMTKSVDDMVQRGHNFAIVDEVDSILIDEARTPLIISGPVDGSSQFYTVFSQLAPRMREGIHYEVDQRKRTVGVSEEGVEFVEDQLGIDNLYAPENSQLVSYLNNALKAKELFERDKDYIIRKGEVLIVDSFTGRILPGRRYNEGMHQAIEAKEGVEIKNENQTLATVTLQNYFRLYDKLAGMTGTAETEAAELNQIYKLGVVSIPPNKPNIRQDKDDLIYKTQEAKFAAVAEDIAEHVENGQPVLVGTTSVERSEYLSQLLARKGIKHNVLNAKQHEEEGRIIAEAGLPGNVTVSTNMAGRGTDIVLGGNPEVLLDAKLKEQGLDPFEDEEAYQQAWDEQLPKAKERSKELGDEVREAGGLYVLGTERHESRRIDNQLRGRSGRQGDPGETRFYLSMRDDLMVRFVGASMENMMNRLNVPDDVPIEAGMVSRSIKGAQSQVENQNFETRKNVLKYDEVLNEQRKVVYRERLEILKSKDIKDQIRSMIDDTIGAYVDGATFDGYVEDWDLDELWNALDSLYGPSVTPQELIDGSEYGSPGELTSSQLRQAVLDDAHASYDKLEDNVISVGGEDQMRNVERMVILPIIDTKWREHLYEMDYLKEGIGLRAMAQRDPLVEYQKEGGEMFNAMNDGVKEETVRQLFMLRKQFEQQDQQPTTEQA